The Mastacembelus armatus chromosome 9, fMasArm1.2, whole genome shotgun sequence genome contains a region encoding:
- the npdc1b gene encoding neural proliferation differentiation and control protein 1 isoform X1 codes for MLVPLLGRAAAFAALLALSTCLTGSHLCPRSLDCAQKGRHFCQPGTSHCGPCLHPLVEDSHGRCVVRRRHASHSLQFIKGRMSAYPELDEEIDFLSAIISEQRVTSRLPAPPSSQDVSKPKSKQVIEPGPSHRAPAMEQPMSQSVLFTSMTPLTPTSHTPTILSDPIILSYRSNDNVFIIMSSVFIVAGLLALMIAGAFWIRLQKGITKKMEYPAYGLIRTQTFENLPGDKKLAQSAQMYHYQHQKQQMLSLEKHRNELKVPDSGASTDEENEDGDFTVYECPGLAPTGEMEVKNPLFDDSTLYPQRFHK; via the exons GGTCTCATCTGTGCCCTCGGAGTTTAGACTGTGCGCAAAAAGGACGGCATTTCTGCCAGCCAGGGACCTCACACTGTGGCCCTTGTTTGCACCCTCTAGTGGAGGACTCCCATGGCCGCTGTGTCGTCAGGAGGAGGCATGCTTCTCATTCTCTTCAGTTCATTAAGG gtaGGATGAGCGCATACCCTGAGCTTGATGAGGAGATTGACTTTCTCTCTGCCATCATCTCTGAACAGAGAGTGACGTCCAGGCTCCCAG CTCCACCCTCCTCCCAGGATGTATCTAAACCCAAATCCAAGCAGGTCATTGAGCCCGGCCCCTCCCACAGAGCACCTGCCATGGAGCAGCCTATGAGCCAGAGTGTATTGTTCACCAGCATGACTCCGCTCACCCCCACAAGCCACACCCCTACAATCCTCAGTGATCCTATCATCCTCTCTTACCGTTCCAATGACAATGTCTTCATCA TCATGAGCAGCGTCTTCATCGTGGCAGGTTTGCTGGCCTTGATGATAGCAGGAGCCTTTTGGATCAG ATTGCAGAAAGGTATAACTAAGAAGATGGAGTACCCTGCCTATGGATTAATCAGAACCCAAACCTTTGAGAATTTG CCTGGGGACAAGAAGCTGGCCCAGAGTGCCCAGATGTACCACTACCAGCACCAGAAGCAGCAAATGCTCTCCCTGGAAAA ACACAGGAATGAGCTAAAAGTTCCTGACTCGGGAGCATCAACAGATGAGGAAAATGAGGATGGAGACTTTACAGTGTATGAATGTCCTGGGTTGGCACCT ACAGGGGAAATGGAGGTGAAGAACCCGCTGTTTGACGACTCTACCCTTTACCCCCAGAGGTTTCACAAGTAA
- the npdc1b gene encoding neural proliferation differentiation and control protein 1 isoform X2 — protein sequence MLVWLTVATGVAFSNINAGSHLCPRSLDCAQKGRHFCQPGTSHCGPCLHPLVEDSHGRCVVRRRHASHSLQFIKGRMSAYPELDEEIDFLSAIISEQRVTSRLPAPPSSQDVSKPKSKQVIEPGPSHRAPAMEQPMSQSVLFTSMTPLTPTSHTPTILSDPIILSYRSNDNVFIIMSSVFIVAGLLALMIAGAFWIRLQKGITKKMEYPAYGLIRTQTFENLPGDKKLAQSAQMYHYQHQKQQMLSLEKHRNELKVPDSGASTDEENEDGDFTVYECPGLAPTGEMEVKNPLFDDSTLYPQRFHK from the exons GGTCTCATCTGTGCCCTCGGAGTTTAGACTGTGCGCAAAAAGGACGGCATTTCTGCCAGCCAGGGACCTCACACTGTGGCCCTTGTTTGCACCCTCTAGTGGAGGACTCCCATGGCCGCTGTGTCGTCAGGAGGAGGCATGCTTCTCATTCTCTTCAGTTCATTAAGG gtaGGATGAGCGCATACCCTGAGCTTGATGAGGAGATTGACTTTCTCTCTGCCATCATCTCTGAACAGAGAGTGACGTCCAGGCTCCCAG CTCCACCCTCCTCCCAGGATGTATCTAAACCCAAATCCAAGCAGGTCATTGAGCCCGGCCCCTCCCACAGAGCACCTGCCATGGAGCAGCCTATGAGCCAGAGTGTATTGTTCACCAGCATGACTCCGCTCACCCCCACAAGCCACACCCCTACAATCCTCAGTGATCCTATCATCCTCTCTTACCGTTCCAATGACAATGTCTTCATCA TCATGAGCAGCGTCTTCATCGTGGCAGGTTTGCTGGCCTTGATGATAGCAGGAGCCTTTTGGATCAG ATTGCAGAAAGGTATAACTAAGAAGATGGAGTACCCTGCCTATGGATTAATCAGAACCCAAACCTTTGAGAATTTG CCTGGGGACAAGAAGCTGGCCCAGAGTGCCCAGATGTACCACTACCAGCACCAGAAGCAGCAAATGCTCTCCCTGGAAAA ACACAGGAATGAGCTAAAAGTTCCTGACTCGGGAGCATCAACAGATGAGGAAAATGAGGATGGAGACTTTACAGTGTATGAATGTCCTGGGTTGGCACCT ACAGGGGAAATGGAGGTGAAGAACCCGCTGTTTGACGACTCTACCCTTTACCCCCAGAGGTTTCACAAGTAA